From Microtus ochrogaster isolate Prairie Vole_2 unplaced genomic scaffold, MicOch1.0 UNK1, whole genome shotgun sequence:
TTCAAAATAGAATGACAGGATTTAAATTAATGATGTTATTTTGTATATCTATGAAAATCTATAAAATGCTTCTCCTTAGCATTTCAAAGGCACTTTAGcatggtcaggcatggtggcaaatgtctgtaatctcagcatttacaAAAGTGGGGTCCAAAGGCTCagcaattcaaagccagcctggactacataagattttctcaaaaataaaagccaccttgaggccgggtggtggtggcgcacgcctgtaatcccagcactcgggaggcagaggcaggcagatctctgtgagttcgaggccagcctggtctaccagagctagttccaagccacagagaaaccctagcacaaaaaagtaaaaaaaaaaaaaaaaaaaaaaaaaaagccaccttgAGCATATTAATGGTAGCAACATCTTAGTAGGCAGGAGATGTGTAAACCAAGACTGCTAGTTTGTTACCCCGGctggcagcttctttattaaccgatggtactaaaacatattcatagcatacagaggggaatcccacatcagagatggGCGTTACAATCTTACTTTGAAGCAGAAAGTTACGGTATAGAAAGTAACATACTTAGAAAACTCAAATGCCATAAATATTTGCAAGTACAGAgatgttactgttttgttttgtaaagcaagAGGACTGGGGTTTTATTGTAGAGCACTAACCAAGTatcacagagccctgggttcaatccccagcaacgcAAAAACCTGGCTCATGGCCAAGCCTGTGACTCTAGCAGGTgtaggcaggagaatcagaaatgtAAGGTCAGCTGCATTGTTTGAGACCAACCCCAACCGAGGCTAGAAGAGACTGTGTCTCCTCCTGGAAAAACAACACTGTGGGTCTAGCTCAGAAGTAGTAGAGTCCTACCTACTTTGTGTTCACTGGCCAGCAGTGAAAATGTAAAATCGTTGACTGCACAGTTTTGCCGTAGGCTTTGAATAgggaagtccccccccccttgggAGATCCTGCAGGCTAGAAGGTGATTTCATAGGTGCCTCTGACTATGTGCACCGAACCTCTGACCTGCAGGAAAAAAAGCACCAAGACTGTATCACCGACTGGGTTGCAGAATCAGAGTTTTGTCAGGACTCCCAATTGCCACCTGCCTATCCATTCTCTGATCTTTCTCACCTCTCTCTACAGTCATTGCAAGTGACTTTCTGAATTCTGGGGGACTGGCAGCTTTTCCACCTTGTTATAGAGGTCATCTCACTTATTCTGTTAgccaaacattaaaaaacaatgtttttcacGTTTATTGGGGGGTGGCACCCACATGttggagttggctctctcctttcaccttgtggtcccagggattgaattcaggtgtcaggcttagcagcaggcGATTTAactcgctgagccatcttgccgacCCCAAACAacctgggttttgtttgctttttttgtagtgctgggaactgaacctagggccttgcagaAGCTAAGCAAGCACCCTGTCGCTAAGCTGTGTTATATCCACGGCCTGGCCAGTAGTGAGCTTCCAGGAGATCATTGACTCCAGTTCAGTCCCACGCTCTCCACTTGAATTGCTTGTTTACTGTAATTTTTAGCTTTCCTTGGTCAGTAGTAGggctttattcattcattcatttcattttttgagacaacgtCTCACGTGGCCCATGCTGACCATGAACTCACTATCTGGCTGAAGGTGGCCTTAAACTTTgtaggttctgggattacaagtgtacaaCAAACCCAGGTTCTGCCCTTATTGTCTGAGGGCTCGACGGGGACACGGGCAGCATTCCCCTGGGCCTCTGAGCTTCTGCTTGTGACCATTCATACGAAGGACCCCTTCCAGTTTGTCTCCACTCCCGCCACTCTGTGATACTAAGCTTCTCCTTGCCCCTGCAGGGTCGGTGCTTGTGATTCTCAATGGAGAGCGAGAGTACAGCTTCATGATGAGAACCAGCCCCCGGCGGCCACTGATTCTCAAAAGACGGAGGCTGCCCCTTCCTGTTCAAAATGCCCCAGGAGAAAcagcagaggaagaagcaaagagaccCCCTGCCCAGCAGGAGCCTACTCAAGCACAGGCTTCCCAGGAGGTGGCAGAGTCCAGTTCCTGTAAGTTTCCAGCTGGAATCAAGATCATCAACCACCCCACCATGCCCAACACACAAGTGGTGGCCATCCCCAACAATGCCGACATCCAAAGCATCATCACAGCACTAACTGCCAAAGGGAAAGAGAGCGGCAGCAGTGGACCCAACAAGTTTATCCTCATCAGCTCTGGGGGGACCTCATCTCACCCTCCTGGTCCCCAGCCGCAAGCCCAAACCAGCCATGATTCCAAGAGGACAGAAGCGAGCACTGAGACGTTGGGACCAAAGCCAGCAGCTAAGGGTGTGCCTGTTCCCAAGCCACCTGGAGCCCTTCCAAGGCAAAGACAGGAAACCTGTGGTATGTGGTTTGTAAGGCAAAGGGGTGTGAAGGCTGgcctttctcctccctgcctgcaGTCAGTCAAGCTGATGAATGTGGTAGATAGGAATCTAGGAGGGGCCACTGCAAAGGCTCGCTTTTCTTTATCCTGAAACTTTGAGCAAACCATCTGGGCACTGTTGAAAGGGTTACCGTAATGTAAcattcccatctctctctttatGTTGGAAAAGAATTTGTTGATTGACTGGTCGGTTgatttgatttattctttgagaggAAGCATTTAAGTGGGGGCTtgcttagtttcagaggtttagtccattttcaccatggtggggagcgtgGCAGCATTTAGGCAGGCACTgaggcagtagctgagagctacatcctgatctgtgggctgagagaggcagagagaagctgggcctgacataggcttttgaaacctcaaagcccacccacagtgacacacttccttcaacaaggccacatctcctaatcctttgAGACAGTGCTACTTgctgactaagcattcaaatatatgagcatatagggaccattcttattcagactaCCGTAATCCGGTAAGGAAGTAAATCTCCATGTTAAAGGAATAAATTGAAGCCTGGGGGAGAAAAGTGACTTTCTTGTGTAGCTATCCAAAAATTGCCTTGACAGATGCCTAAGGTTCTATCTAACGCATTGAGATGGAGTTCAGCGGTCCTGAATTTCTCAAGTCCATCAGGAGGCAGAGTAACTTAGAGCCACAATGATTTGTGATTTACCGTGTGTTCCCTGTCCCTAAGAGCTGAGCTGGAGGGTTATCTCCAGCCATCAATTTTGATGGAGCTGCAGGACATCTGAAGAGGCTGCTAATGGAGTCTTGGGTTGTTTTCCTTATAGCTGGTGGCGAAGCAGCAAGCTGCACCCTGGACAACAGCTTAACCAATATCCAGTGGCTTGGGAAGATGAGTTCTGACGGGCTGGGCCCCTGCAGCATTAagcaggagatggaggagaaggagaattGTCACCTGGAGCAGAATCAGGCTAAGGTGAACTGTCTGTCCCTCACTCATTAGGGAAGTCAGAACCGCTTAGTGCAGGGGGTTTCTAAGAAGGGAAATGGATCTAGGAGCTACTGGAGCGGAACATCCAACTTCTCTTATTGACACCACTTagtgcttttgcttttctgtgtaatttttctttaaaatttttttttttttggctgggcAGTattgacacatgcctttaatcccagcactcggggggcgggtcagaggcaggcgagtctctgagtttgaggccagcctggtctacagagcaagttccaggagaggcaccaattacacagagaaaccctgtctcgaaaaacaacaaaacaaaacaacaacaacaaaaaaaaaaaaaaacatacagttTGTATGTGTAAAGTTATACCTCAAAATTTTAAACTGAATGATCAGATCTTTGTGTAAACCCTCCAGATGTGTCCTTTGAAAGCATTTGCCCCACACTTGACTGTGGCTGCTCTACAGACACTGAAACAGGATGGGTTTGCAGTGCGTCAGGACTACAAATGGAATTGAGACCTAAGACTTTCGACCTGCAGGTCTGAAAATGGGCTTGGATTCATACAAGCCATTGTGCAGACCCCAACTAGAGAATTAGCTGGAAGAGACtccagttgttttttgtttttaatagacagggtcttattatgtagcttaGGCTAGTTTAGAAAAGGTTGTGAgccctggcagtggtggcgcacgcctttaatcccagcactcggtaggcagaggcaggaagatctctgtgagttcgaggccagcctggtctgcagagtgagttccaggacaggctccaaagccacacaaagaaaccctgtcttgaaaaaccaaaagaaaaggttgaggatgaccttgagttctaGATCACTCTGCCCTACTGCTGACATTGCAGACATGTGTGTCACCACAGTCCATTCATGTCCAGCCCAGGCCTTCATGCATGTTGGGCAAATCTTGTGCCAACTGAGCTAGGTATGTTCCCAGCCTCTAGGCTTCTTCTTATCAGGCAATTTATCTTCAGGAAGAGGATGGAAGTGAATCAGTTCCTAATTGCTGGGGGTCTAGACTAACAATGCCTGATCACTGATCGCAAACTTTAATTCCATTATGAAATAGTGGTCTCAAAGAAGCTTGTTTTTCTGGTCAGAGGTGGCAAaggtcattaatcccagcacttggaaggcagaggcaggcagatctttgtgagttcaaggccagcctggtctacagagtaagttccagaactcTGTGTAGCTCTGCAAATAAACCCTATTTCAGGGCGAGGGAAAAGTTTGTTTTTAGTATAGACTAGAGCAGTGGTTGttgaggtcacatatcagatatttacattatgattcataacagtagcaaaagtattGTTaggaagtaacaacaaaataattttatggctgggggtcagcaCAGCTTGAGGCGCTGTTATTAAAGggccagcattaggaaggttgagaagtgCTGCTCAgcgggctgggggtggggtggtttcCGTGAACTCTGTGTCATTCTCCGGTCCCTCTCCCTTCGACTTCTCGCACCACACAGGTTGAGGAGCCCTCAGGAGCGTCCACGTCTTGGCAGGATTCTGTGTCTGAGAGGCCACCCTACTCTTACATGGCCATGATACAATTTGCCATCAATAGCACTGAGAGAAAGCGTATGACCTTGAAGGACATCTACACGTGGATTGAGGACCACTTCCCCTATTTTAAGCACATCGCCAAGCCAGGCTGGAAGGTACTGTGCGCCATAGCTGATGTCAGGGTCATTCTGGTATAACTCTTTCTCACTCTGCTTCAGATTGTGTcgtaatgaaaaataatataaaaaaattatgagaGATTAACTTCCTGGAACATCTAGTGGGCcgggccttttctttttctcccttgttttgagacagtctgactACGTGctctaggctggcctcacacttccAGTCTTCCTGTTTCAACCTCGGGAGCAGATGGGGGtgaaaatgtgtgccaccatacccactGGGCAGGTGTGTCTTGTTCTTCATCTCATGCACTGCGACTCCAAGACAGATGCCTGGGAATCTGTGTCAGAATCAGaaagtacatatgtatatatacacatatatgtatttgcattTACTTACTTGCTTGTTGCAGAGAGGTCTGTGTGTGGTgggcatgtgaaggtcagagttgTCTCTcagtgtgagttctgggattgagctcaggcttggcaacaggtaCCTTTACCCATCTTTCAGTTCCTTGCATTACATCGAAAAGCTTGGGTAGAATGGGACTTGCCagactggagatgtagctcagtggccaCCTGCCACGCACAAGAGCCTGGATTTGAAGTGGGATTTGCCAGGAAGAATGACATTCTGACTCCTATTTGACCCAGCATGTGACCTCATGTCCTCTCTGCAGCCTGCCCTGCATGGCTTGCCTGCAGTGCTGACACCTGGGCTGTCTGACACCGGGCCACGGGTGGCAGCAGTGCTACAGTTGTATCTGATCCTCACATTGGCATCTTCCTAGATCTCTAAAATCAAGATTTCCAGTCTCTGAGATAGGCTCTTGCTAGATAACCCAGCCTAGCTGAACTCTGCatcttcctgccttgtcttcctaAGTACTGGGAATATGGGTGTGCACCATGTGTCCAGGCATGGAGATAGtttttcctgctgctgcccctgtACCTTTGGTGTTTCTCTGTGGATTGTGCAGTGGCCAGCAGTCTTCTTACTTCTCCTGATGCCAAAGGGCGTGGTACACTTCTGGAAAACACAGAGTGCTCGgctttgtctgtctttatttttccactCAGATGATGAGGCAGAAGTTGCAGGTGTAAAGTTCCTTTTCAGGGTTTCTTTCACCTCTGTCCTGCACTGGGATAGAGCACAGGAACAGAGAGGGACTCTTCCAGCCCAAGACTTTAATAGCCTGGAGATAAGCTagatctgttttttgttgttatgatttattgtttttgtaacCAACAGAAGGGGTGTCACCAATCTATCTCCTGGGGTGTATGGCTGAGGTTAGCTCTGCAGTGTGGCACCTCAGGAAGGGAGGTGCTAGCAGGTCAGATTGCAAGGACCCTGCGCATAGTCTCCGCTGATGATAGCGGGAGACTCCCCCGCTTTTCCCAGTTCGCTCCAAGGGTGATGTTTCCCCAGCTCACGGAGCCGCTAACTGTTCACCTTTCCCTTTCAGAACTCCATTCGTCACAACCTTTCTCTCCATGACATGTTTGTGCGGGAGACGTCTGCCAATGGCAAGGTCTCTTTCTGGACCATTCACCCAAGTGCCAATCGCTACTTGACGTTGGACCAAGTGTTTAAGGTGATTGCCCCTGTTTGAGCTAGAGAGCCAGAGTTGTTGGTTATAGAGCCTCTGGAAAGGAGCAGTGTTCCTCCTGACGTTCTCTGACTGAGAGAGCTAGAACCAGTCAGTTAATGGCTTGCATAGTGCCCTGACCTCAGGTGACAGATACCAAATAACACTCCTTTGCATTAGACCAGAGCTCAAAGAGAACTGTTCTGGTCCAAAATTGAGAAATCTTTTTCTAACTTCCCCTGTAAGTAGACCGTTGTTACTACAGCTTCCAGGTCTCTAGTATGGGGTTCTGGAGAATGAATCTGAGATGGGCCTAGTAATGGCATGGCGTGGGGGGAGCATCTTTGTGTCCGTGCACATGCCATGTGCCAGAGGAGGACCCTGGGTGTCCTGTTCTGTCACTTTCGTTTCCTTGGGATGAGGTCTCTCATTGAAACTGGAATCcgcctgtctccacccccacctcatAGTACTGGGGTATAAGCACTTGCATGGCCAGCcctgactttatttttcaatgcagggctgggatctgaactcggatCCTATGCTTATACAGCAGTctgtcttacccactgagccatctttccagccctataaTTTGTATGCTCAGTCTTGCTCCAAAGAAACCTTTTTTTAAGTCTAGAGACCAGAAATGGAGCCACAAGAacacattttcaggaaaaaagtTGTTTTGGGAACTTCTAGTACCCATAAGGATGCTGTTGCTGTGCTGTTCTTCTGGAAGGGACCATTATCCTTGGTGTCTCTTGGCACCCATCAAATAGGTTTCTCCCTAGTCTGGGTAGATTGACCACATTAGTGGTAACTTCATCTCATTTCTCTCCCTCGATGCCTGGCCGCCACCCAGCCACTGGAACCAGGGTCTCCACAATCGCCTGAGAACTTGGAATCAGTAAGATTCTTTTCCTCTGGCTCGGGGCTTGGCCTTATTTTCCTTCACTGCTCAGCATGGCTTTAGTGGGCAGAGAAGCTGTGATGTGGGGAGGGGACTGTGTTTGGCCCCGTGGCTGCTAGCCCTAAACACAGCATCACAAAGGTGTGCTGAGTAGAGCAAACAGGGCACTGCAGGACCTGCCACCGCAAGGACAAGTGCGTGGCATGGGCCTGCAGGCAGCAGCATCAGCCTGTTTTCTCAGCCTGCCTTTCCCTTGTCTCTCCGGTAGCTGTTGCATTCCCTGTGGGTGGTGAGGATCATGGTGTCGCATTGTCCTGTCCTCATATGTCTGTTTCTGTCCATTTTTCCCCCAGCATGGCTTGACAGATTGTACTTACCTGCATCCATTATTCAAACTAGCTTTTTCTAGTCATTGGCTTGTTGGTTAGGCCAATTGCATCAAGCTCAAGTTATTGGGGTTCTGCTCTCTCCCCTCACCTTACTAgccctggtttctttctcttcccaaaagcagcagcagaaacgGCCCAATCCTGAGCTCCGTAGAAATGTGACCATCAAAACTGAACTCCCGCTGGGCGCACGTGAGTATGGGAGTGGGCCTCAGACCTGCCTGATCTGGTTCTGGGGCCTAGCTTCAGCTTCTCTCTCCAACTTAAAGGATCCGAGCGCACAGTTAAGCAGGGCTCCTGGAGTGAGAAGTAGCGAACCCATAGCTTTGCTACCTCTgatctctcctgcttcctcctagGGCGGAAGATGAAGCCTCTGCTCCCACGGGTCAGCTCATACCTGGTGCCCATCCAGTTCCCAGTGAACCAGTCTCTGGTGTTACAGCCCTCGGTAAAGATGCCATTGCCTCTGGCAGCTTCACTTAGGAGCTCAGAGCTCACTCGTCATAGCAAGCGAGTCCGAATTGCACCCAAGGTACTGCTAGCCAATGAAGGAATcaccccacttcctgctgccGGACCAGTGAAGGAGGAGAAATCCCTGCTTGAAGAAGGGCTATTGCCTTTGCTTCCTATTCAGTCCATTAAGGAGGAAGAAATCCAGCCTGGGGAGGACTTGACACCCTTCGAGAGGCCTGTCAAAATGGAGAGCCCTCCCTTGGAAGAGTGGCCCTCTCCGTGTGCGTCACTGAAAGAGGAACTGTCCAATTCCTGGGAAGATTCTTCCTGCTCTCCTACCCCAAAGCCCAAGAAGTCCTATTGTGGTCGCCAGTCCCCAGCCCGGTGTGTCTCGGAAATGCTGGTGACCAAgcgaagagagaagagggaggtgagCCGCTCTCGGAGGAAACAACGCCTCCGGCCACCCTGTCTGGATGAGCCTGAACTGCTCTTCTCAGAGGACCCCAGCACATTACAGCCGGCCGTGGAGCCCCTCCTCCTGGCGGAGTCGTCAGAGCCTGCGTCCCAGCTCGACTGCCCTCAAGAGGAGGGGGTGCCTTTCAAGACCCCCGTCAAGGAGACATTGCCCATCTCCTCCACTCCTAGCAAGTCTGTGCTCTCCAGAACCCCTGAGTCCTGGAGGCTTACACCCCCAGCCAAAGTTGGGGGGTTAGATTTCAGCCCAGTACGAACCCCCCAGGGCGCCTTTGGCCCCTTGCCTGACTCCCTGGGGCTGATGGAGCTGAATACCACACCTCTGAAAAGTGTTCCCCTTTTTGACTCACCCCGGGAGCTCCTCAACTCAGAACCCTTTGACCTTGCCTCTGACCTTGCCTCTGGCCCCTTCAGCAACTCTCCACCTCCACATCTTGAGGTCCCCAAGCCAGACTCCCCCGAGCCACAGGTCCCCAGCCTTTCAGCCAACCGTTCTCTCACAGAAGGCCTGGTCTTGGACACAATGAACGACAGCCTCAGCAAGATCCTTCTAGACATCAGCTTCCCTGGCCTGGAAGAGGACCCTCTGGGCCCTGACAACATCAACTGGGCTCAGTTCATCCCTGAGCTGCGATAGAGCCAAGGCCTTGTCCTTGCTACTCAAGCTGCTCACTATCCTGGCACTTGTGTGACTGGGTAGTACAAGGCTCAGTGTACCCCAAGCCCTCTGAGGGAAGCTGCCATGCAAGGACTGAGCTGTGCCCTTTACCTAAGTATGCCAAGAGATAGTCACATCGAAGCCACTGCTGGGACCTGTGCATGCAGCAGGGTCTCCAGAGAGTCTGAGTCCTCCACTCTCTCTGCTGGTACCCGAAGGGTGGGCGTGACAAAAGCAGTGGCTATCAGGAAGTGCCCCATAGTCACCTGCTGCTCCTGGCAGGATAACCCTTGTAAATGGTGTAAGTCCCCAAATTGCCCTCTAATTATAACTGTAAGCTTATTTTCTTAGATCATTATCTAGAGACTGCCAGGAGTCGGTGGGGTGACAAGGGCTGCACTTGGCTTCTGCTTGCAACCTTTGGGGGAAGGACCTGCGGTGCAGTTTCTTCCACACTTGTGGGTTCTCTATGCATCTAGACATACAGGTTGGCTTGCCGGGATCCCGCTTACTGCCCTTTCCTGACACCCCCATGTTTCTAAACCAGTGGTCCTGGTAGAAAAGCCTATTGGGTTTGGGTGTGAGGG
This genomic window contains:
- the Foxm1 gene encoding forkhead box protein M1; protein product: MMRTSPRRPLILKRRRLPLPVQNAPGETAEEEAKRPPAQQEPTQAQASQEVAESSSCKFPAGIKIINHPTMPNTQVVAIPNNADIQSIITALTAKGKESGSSGPNKFILISSGGTSSHPPGPQPQAQTSHDSKRTEASTETLGPKPAAKGVPVPKPPGALPRQRQETCAGGEAASCTLDNSLTNIQWLGKMSSDGLGPCSIKQEMEEKENCHLEQNQAKVEEPSGASTSWQDSVSERPPYSYMAMIQFAINSTERKRMTLKDIYTWIEDHFPYFKHIAKPGWKNSIRHNLSLHDMFVRETSANGKVSFWTIHPSANRYLTLDQVFKPLEPGSPQSPENLESQQKRPNPELRRNVTIKTELPLGARRKMKPLLPRVSSYLVPIQFPVNQSLVLQPSVKMPLPLAASLRSSELTRHSKRVRIAPKVLLANEGITPLPAAGPVKEEKSLLEEGLLPLLPIQSIKEEEIQPGEDLTPFERPVKMESPPLEEWPSPCASLKEELSNSWEDSSCSPTPKPKKSYCGRQSPARCVSEMLVTKRREKREVSRSRRKQRLRPPCLDEPELLFSEDPSTLQPAVEPLLLAESSEPASQLDCPQEEGVPFKTPVKETLPISSTPSKSVLSRTPESWRLTPPAKVGGLDFSPVRTPQGAFGPLPDSLGLMELNTTPLKSVPLFDSPRELLNSEPFDLASDLASGPFSNSPPPHLEVPKPDSPEPQVPSLSANRSLTEGLVLDTMNDSLSKILLDISFPGLEEDPLGPDNINWAQFIPELR